One Acidimicrobiales bacterium genomic window carries:
- a CDS encoding DNA topoisomerase 4 subunit A, producing the protein MSKQQKLLPDDRPFARQVVEVPVADEMKESFLAYSLSVITARAIPDVRDGLKPVQRRILYSMLRMGVRPDSPHRKSARVVGDTMGRYHPHGDAAIYDALVRMGQTFSRGMTLIDPQGNFGSLDDPPAAPRYTECRLTEAAMAMVRELDEDTVEFRPTYDGEATEPVSLPALLPNLLLNGTTGIAVGMATNMPTHNLAEVHAAVALVMKKRRPKPTTDELMAVLPGPDFPSGGILVDDGIREAYETGRGTIRLRARAHVEDIGRGRQAIVVTELPYLVGPERVIAKLKELNETGRVAGISDFKNLSDRHTGLRLQVAVKPGHNPQAVLGELYRLTPLEETFGINNVVLVDGEPRTLGIYDLCRHYIDHRLEVVVRRTNHRLARAEERLHIVAGLLIALDAIDEVVAIIRGSEDAATAREALMDRFSLSRNQTDHILDMPLKRLTALETRRLEEEREELEAAIGDFKQLLKSETRRRTLVVAELTEAVEAFGRPRRTEIVHPDDLPVFDTTEVAEDVADEPCVVTLTTSGQIGRSPADGARRAAPGRHDVLVASLLTRTPATVTAVTSEGRALQVLAAELADGAGRARGAGAAQAFGTNRGESIYTVVAEGDEHLVLATAGGMTKRLTLDEVRSTRNGKPLLKLKTGDRVTAAFTAPNGVDVVLVASDGQVLRTPVDGISVQGRGAAGVAGMKLRPGATVVGAAVILGEDVLITVTDDGGVKATLVSELDAKGRGGVGVRATRLGDGTTLTLAHVGPPMGLLAIMAADDDPKKPDPNPVPLVLEPTRRDLVSAPSERQILAIGPARW; encoded by the coding sequence ATGAGTAAGCAGCAGAAACTCCTCCCTGATGACCGGCCCTTCGCCCGTCAGGTCGTGGAGGTCCCGGTCGCCGACGAGATGAAAGAGTCCTTCCTCGCCTACTCCCTCTCGGTGATTACGGCCCGGGCCATCCCCGACGTTCGGGACGGCCTCAAGCCGGTTCAGCGGCGCATCCTCTATTCGATGCTGCGTATGGGTGTGCGTCCCGACTCCCCGCACCGAAAGAGCGCACGGGTGGTGGGCGACACCATGGGTCGTTACCACCCGCACGGTGATGCAGCGATCTACGACGCCCTGGTGCGCATGGGCCAGACGTTCTCGCGGGGCATGACCCTGATCGACCCGCAGGGCAACTTCGGTTCGCTGGACGACCCACCAGCCGCCCCCCGTTACACCGAGTGCCGCCTCACCGAGGCAGCCATGGCCATGGTCCGGGAGCTCGACGAGGACACGGTGGAGTTCCGTCCAACCTACGACGGGGAGGCCACCGAACCCGTCTCGCTGCCAGCCCTCCTCCCCAACCTGCTGCTGAACGGCACCACGGGGATCGCCGTGGGCATGGCCACCAACATGCCCACCCACAACCTGGCTGAGGTCCACGCGGCGGTCGCCCTGGTGATGAAGAAACGTCGCCCGAAACCCACTACCGACGAGCTGATGGCCGTCCTACCCGGCCCGGACTTCCCCAGTGGGGGAATCCTGGTCGACGACGGCATCCGCGAGGCCTACGAGACGGGCCGGGGGACCATCCGGCTTAGGGCCCGGGCCCACGTGGAGGACATTGGTCGGGGCCGACAAGCCATCGTGGTCACCGAACTCCCATACCTGGTGGGGCCGGAGCGCGTGATCGCCAAGCTCAAGGAGTTGAACGAGACCGGACGAGTGGCCGGCATCTCGGACTTTAAGAACCTGTCGGACCGCCACACCGGGTTGCGCCTCCAGGTCGCCGTTAAGCCGGGGCACAACCCGCAGGCCGTACTGGGTGAGCTGTACCGGCTTACCCCGCTGGAGGAGACCTTCGGGATCAACAACGTGGTCCTGGTGGACGGCGAGCCCCGGACCCTCGGGATCTACGACCTCTGTCGCCACTACATCGACCACCGTTTGGAGGTGGTGGTCCGCCGGACGAACCACCGGCTAGCCCGGGCCGAGGAACGCCTCCACATCGTGGCTGGCCTCCTGATCGCCCTGGACGCCATCGACGAGGTGGTGGCCATCATCCGCGGCTCGGAGGACGCGGCGACGGCTCGCGAGGCCCTAATGGACCGCTTCTCGCTGAGCAGGAACCAGACCGACCACATCCTAGATATGCCCCTGAAGCGCCTGACAGCGCTCGAGACCCGGCGTCTGGAAGAGGAGCGAGAAGAGCTTGAAGCGGCGATCGGGGACTTCAAGCAGCTCCTCAAGTCGGAGACCCGTCGTCGCACCCTCGTAGTGGCCGAGCTGACCGAGGCCGTGGAGGCATTCGGTCGGCCGCGACGGACCGAGATCGTCCACCCGGATGACCTTCCCGTGTTCGACACCACGGAGGTGGCCGAGGACGTGGCCGACGAGCCTTGCGTGGTGACCCTGACCACATCAGGCCAGATTGGCCGGTCACCCGCTGACGGGGCCCGGCGCGCTGCTCCCGGGCGCCACGACGTGCTGGTCGCCTCCCTCCTGACCCGGACCCCAGCTACCGTCACCGCGGTGACGTCGGAGGGCCGGGCCCTCCAGGTGCTGGCTGCCGAGCTGGCTGACGGCGCTGGCCGAGCCCGGGGCGCCGGTGCTGCCCAGGCCTTCGGTACCAACCGAGGTGAGTCCATCTACACGGTGGTGGCTGAGGGCGACGAGCACCTGGTGTTGGCGACGGCCGGTGGGATGACCAAGCGGCTGACCCTCGACGAGGTCCGCTCCACCCGCAATGGCAAGCCCCTGCTCAAGTTGAAGACCGGCGACCGGGTGACCGCCGCCTTCACCGCCCCCAACGGTGTGGACGTAGTCCTCGTGGCCTCCGACGGCCAGGTCCTACGGACCCCGGTGGACGGCATCAGCGTGCAAGGGCGCGGGGCGGCCGGTGTGGCCGGAATGAAGCTCCGGCCCGGTGCGACGGTGGTCGGCGCAGCCGTCATCCTGGGCGAAGACGTCCTCATCACGGTGACCGACGACGGCGGAGTCAAAGCCACCCTGGTGTCGGAGTTGGACGCCAAGGGGCGGGGCGGCGTCGGGGTGCGAGCCACCCGGCTGGGAGACGGGACGACCCTGACCTTGGCCCATGTCGGACCCCCGATGGGCCTTCTGGCCATCATGGCCGCAGACGACGACCCAAAGAAGCCCGATCCGAACCCGGTGCCTCTCGTCCTGGAACCGACTCGCCGGGACCTGGTGAGCGCACCGTCTGAACGACAGATCCTGGCCATCGGCCCGGCCAGGTGGTGA
- a CDS encoding ATP-binding protein gives MATTAKKPTTAKKPTTAKKPAAAKKGGAKGSGNGYDADAIQTLEGLEAVRKRPGMYIGGTGAPGLMHLVWELVDNAVDEASAGFADRIEITLHRDQSVEVADNGRGIPIDRHAKRKVSALEVVLTELHAGGKFGGGAYGASGGLHGVGASVVNALSSKLVAQVDRDGHTYELAFRERVAGQFSGSSFTAGHQLAKVKRISKNKTGTRIRFWADRDVFDADARVDTEEVHQRVVQACFLVPGVKIRVVDKRAGASSDPFEFVSRGGLADLVDHLSTGENACEVIALSGIDTFTERVPVDGKMRDVERECTVEVALRWVKGYDTRLESFVNTIPTVQGGTHTAGFDRALTRAVNDVLLKDTRKLAKLAKENKHRATKEDVQEGMVAACKVVFPEPQFRGQTKQELGTPAIEKIVYDVVKQGITDWFSGSGPKTHINAVRDKLANAVINRVSSKQLLETRRKAASMGSTGMPDKLADCRTHGPDSELIIVEGDSAAGPAKAGRNAEYMAILPLRGKVVNAGKATLKQVLDNAEAQALFTAVGAGSGRDFDLESARYGRIVILCDADVDGSHIRCLLLTLIHEYMRPLLEAGRVYAAQPPLYTCRVGDTIHRAFNDEERDDIVKALAKGGRKPENLKWNRFKGLGEMNVEELAECALDPETRILRQLTMAEGREAKKAAELFDVLMGADVGRRRDYLIANSSLLDPDALDI, from the coding sequence GTGGCCACCACGGCCAAGAAACCCACCACGGCCAAGAAACCCACCACGGCCAAGAAGCCCGCTGCGGCCAAAAAAGGCGGAGCAAAGGGGTCCGGTAACGGTTACGACGCCGACGCCATCCAGACTCTCGAGGGTCTGGAGGCGGTCCGCAAGCGGCCCGGGATGTACATCGGCGGCACGGGCGCCCCCGGTCTGATGCACCTGGTCTGGGAACTCGTGGACAACGCCGTCGATGAGGCTTCGGCCGGTTTCGCCGACCGGATCGAGATCACCCTGCACCGCGACCAGTCGGTCGAGGTGGCCGACAACGGCCGGGGCATTCCTATCGACCGACACGCCAAGCGCAAGGTCTCGGCCTTGGAGGTCGTGCTGACCGAGCTCCACGCGGGGGGCAAGTTCGGTGGCGGGGCCTACGGGGCCTCGGGGGGACTTCACGGGGTCGGTGCCTCGGTGGTCAACGCGCTGTCCAGCAAGCTGGTGGCCCAGGTGGACCGGGACGGCCATACCTACGAGTTGGCCTTCCGGGAGCGGGTGGCCGGCCAGTTCTCCGGATCCTCGTTCACCGCTGGCCACCAGCTCGCGAAGGTCAAGCGGATCTCCAAGAACAAGACGGGAACGCGTATCCGCTTCTGGGCTGACCGGGACGTCTTCGACGCCGATGCCCGGGTAGACACCGAAGAAGTCCATCAACGAGTCGTCCAGGCGTGCTTCCTGGTCCCCGGCGTAAAGATCCGGGTAGTCGACAAACGGGCTGGCGCCTCCTCGGATCCATTCGAGTTCGTGTCCCGGGGAGGCCTGGCCGACCTGGTCGACCACCTCTCCACCGGCGAGAACGCCTGCGAGGTCATTGCCCTGTCGGGCATAGACACCTTCACCGAACGTGTCCCGGTGGACGGCAAGATGCGCGACGTCGAACGGGAGTGCACCGTAGAGGTGGCCCTGCGGTGGGTGAAGGGCTACGACACCCGCCTGGAATCGTTCGTCAATACCATCCCCACAGTCCAGGGGGGTACCCACACCGCGGGGTTCGACCGGGCCCTGACCCGCGCCGTTAACGACGTCCTCCTGAAAGACACCCGGAAGCTGGCCAAGCTGGCCAAGGAGAACAAGCACCGGGCCACCAAGGAGGACGTGCAAGAGGGCATGGTGGCTGCCTGCAAGGTGGTCTTCCCTGAACCCCAGTTCCGGGGCCAGACCAAGCAGGAGCTGGGCACCCCGGCCATCGAGAAGATCGTCTACGACGTGGTGAAACAGGGCATCACTGACTGGTTCTCGGGAAGCGGTCCCAAGACCCACATCAATGCGGTGCGAGACAAGCTGGCCAACGCGGTCATCAACCGTGTGAGCTCCAAGCAACTGCTGGAGACCCGCCGGAAGGCGGCCAGCATGGGGTCCACCGGCATGCCCGACAAGTTGGCCGATTGCCGGACCCACGGACCCGACTCGGAGCTGATCATCGTCGAGGGCGACTCGGCGGCCGGGCCAGCTAAGGCGGGGCGCAACGCCGAGTACATGGCCATCCTCCCCCTACGGGGCAAGGTGGTGAACGCGGGCAAGGCCACCCTCAAGCAGGTACTGGACAACGCCGAGGCCCAGGCGCTCTTCACCGCCGTGGGCGCCGGGTCGGGTCGGGACTTCGACCTGGAATCGGCCCGGTACGGCCGCATCGTCATCCTGTGTGACGCCGACGTGGACGGGAGCCACATCCGGTGTCTGCTCCTCACTCTCATCCACGAGTACATGCGCCCCCTGCTGGAGGCGGGCCGTGTGTACGCCGCGCAACCGCCCCTCTACACCTGCCGGGTCGGCGACACCATCCACCGGGCGTTCAATGACGAGGAACGGGACGACATCGTAAAGGCGCTGGCCAAAGGGGGTCGTAAGCCCGAGAACCTTAAATGGAACCGCTTCAAGGGCCTGGGCGAGATGAACGTCGAAGAACTAGCCGAGTGCGCCCTAGACCCGGAGACCCGGATCCTCCGTCAGCTCACCATGGCCGAGGGCCGGGAAGCCAAGAAGGCTGCAGAACTCTTCGACGTCTTGATGGGAGCCGACGTGGGCCGAAGACGCGACTACCTGATTGCCAATAGCAGCCTGCTGGATCCCGACGCCCTCGATATCTAG